In the genome of Arachis hypogaea cultivar Tifrunner chromosome 9, arahy.Tifrunner.gnm2.J5K5, whole genome shotgun sequence, the window GATGTCATAATCTCTTGCTGAAGAAACCTCAACCATTTAGCCAGGATAGAATGGATGAACGATGGAAATGGTTCAAGGTAATTTATCTTGCTAATGTTATTAAACTTAATATGCTTGGTGTACTTTAGAATTGAGTAAATTGATCTCTTTTTTTGGACTTTAGAATTGTCTAGGAGTCTTAGATGGTACTCATATCAAAATCAATGTCCTTGAGGCTGATAAGCCTAGATATCGAAACAGAAAATGTGACATAACAACCAATGTGCTTGGAGTGGTTGCTCCTGATATGCAATTTATCTACGTACTGGCGGGTTGGGAGGGTTCAGCTGCGGATTCTAGGGTATTGCGAGATGCACTATTTCGCAATGGGTTTAGTGTTTCCCAAGGTATTTTTATTGAGACTTTAGTATGTTATTAAAGTAACTATTTGATCTTTCATTAATTTTGTTCAATTTTATATGTTACACTAGGTCATTACTACTTATGTGATGCTGGATACATAAATTGTGAAGGATTTTGGCACCTTATAGAGGACAAAAATATCATTTGAGTGAGTTTAATCCACATAATCGACCCAGTACAGCTCAAGAGTTCTTTAATATGAAACACTCACAAGTTAGGAATGTCATTGAAAGGGCATTTGGAGTATTGAAAGCAAGATGGAGAATTTTAAGGGGAAGATCATTTTATCCTATTAAgactcaaggaagaattataacttCTTGTTGCCTTTTGCATAATCATATTAGAAAAGTGATGGTTATGGATCCTATTGATGAGATAGAAGATCAAAATATacttggagtagatggtgagacgATCCACCATATTGAGACAAGTGATGCTTGGGGTAGATGGAAATATCAACTTGCACAAGAAATGTGGAACCAATGGAGGAGAAGACATCACGCTCGATAATTGTAATAATTTTTCTATGTATGAGGCTGTCTGTCGTAACATTGATTTCATTTTGTTGAtgtgtttatgtttttttataaGAGTTGTGCATGTATGCTTATTAGTGCaagtaattttttacttttaagaattttttgtaACTTTCATTTGGATAATAGTAATgcttttttagtaaatttaattatgataatgttaattttaattaaagatatttgttattaagggtattttagtaaatttgaaaagattagaatcgataataattttaattaaacatatttttattaagggtattttagtaaattttttattagaagtatttttgtaaattcaaaatgtaaaaaagtaataattttaattaaacatattgtTATTAAGTgaaatttagaataaataataatttaactaaagatatttgatattgggggtattttagtaaatttaaaaaaattaaaatcaataataattttagttaaacatatttaatattggggtatttaagtaaattttaaaaaaattagaatcaataataataggAATATTAGGAATATattagtaataattattttactaataattatttaatattaagaatattttagtaatttaaaaaaatttagaaccaataataattttagttaaacatatttgatattgggggtatttaagtaaattttaaaaaaataaaatcaagaataattttatttgaacatatttaatattaaggGTATTatagtaaatttaaaaagaattagaATCAATAAACAATTTAGCTAAAGATATTTGATAtcaggggtattttagtaaattttaaaaaaataaaattaataataattttagctacacatatttattattaggggtattttagtaaatttattattagagatATTGTGTAAATTACCCttactcattaatattttaatttgaatgagtaagggtaattttgacatattacataatatgaccaagaaatttaaactcaaccaaacaaaaatttattCATTCCTAAGATTATTACATAACATTTTAAGacattaaattttataaacaaatataAGTATCTTATATTTTAAGTAATCTTATTCCTAGACATTATATTCCTAAAAATGACATTTCTggtaataaaatttaatctttaaactACACACACCTAAAGAGGTATGTTGATGTTGGAAAAAAACATAGGAGTTTAATTAGTATGCATATCCACGTAATAAGATTATTAttaatgaaaatttttaaatttttaataattataaaataaatagattgaaaatttatatttatatttttaatttataattttattatgtgttcttaaaatataaattaatttaattcagaaaataaatgaataaattatatttttaaattttttcataaatttaaagAATAGAGATAAAACACTTTAGGTGACAAAGAAATTGAATGCAGAGTAgataattttcttttctaaggGGAAAAAATAGTGAAATGTGGTTGAATAAGTTGCTTCGGTTGATAATTTTTGGTTTATTGTTCTTTCAAGTTGAAATTATAAAACAATGAGAGAATGTGCGTTCAGTAATGTTGAGGCAAAtaagaaaatgtttgaaaaacAATAGAAAATTAATCCAAAGCAGTCTAAAGTTATTTAAGTAATATTATATGTAATAAGtatgtaattatataaattttatatgcataatattatgaatgttaaattaaataagatacttTTTAATTGATTCATGCATACCGAGATATAGAAATGTTATATAATAAAATGtatattttgtaaataattatACTATTATATGTTATAAAAAAAATCGACCATCAACAACTAATATAtaagaatacatatatatttgGTATCTATAACGATTTTGATTGTATTATCATAGAAAGTTTAATTATTTGACTAtagtaaatttaattattctattaaaacagatttaaatattttgagaattaattattttattttcgtgactaactttttatattttaaaatatttttgtttttttaaaaagataaaaatatattttttgtctattTAACATTATTACCTTTGACTTTTGATTCAATTTTATGATAAGATACAAATTcatttttatattctattttcgtcactacaacaaaaatatttttagtgacaATTTTAGTGGCAAAAATATAATGCTCACTATATGATTtgtttaacttatatttttgcaACAATtatatttcttctcaattttaataagagaatatcatgtgacacatttggtAATGAAATTAGATAATAACTAGTACCTGTAATAACATTAtggaaatataatttttttaaaattacgacTCACTTTATTCTAACAGTATAGATTATGCATggtacaaaagatttataaaatcaaactacttttacaaaaaaaaaaagtcgtAGGTTGACAAAAGTCTCTGGCTAAGAAGACCAAAGTAtttatagataaaaaatcaaataataagatttttagttattatttttatataaaaaatctaattttttattaataattaattttagcattcattatctaaaatttaaaataattttacgtatatacttttacatttaattaggtgttaactattaagtctgttgcacaaatagaaataattaatttgtatacttgttatttaaaaataatatttttttctatgtatataaaattataattagatattagcataaaaaaattatactgatagttataaaattaatgtaaaattaatttttttttaaataattaaatcttgattctaacttttaattataacattaatattctctctaaattatatgtaataaatatttaaaaagagaaataaaaatataaattaaaaagacaaacggtaaaaatttaaaactaaataaaaaactaaaaactatatataataacaataataatattttttatttaaattatattattttgttaattttgttctgtagaagagaaagatagaaaa includes:
- the LOC112708935 gene encoding protein ALP1-like, giving the protein MDRCAFRALCNMLKRVGRLEPSRNMGVEEMVAIFLHIIAHDVKIRVIKRQFVRSEEIISRRFNDVLLAILRCHNLLLKKPQPFSQDRMDERWKWFKNCLGVLDGTHIKINVLEADKPRYRNRKCDITTNVLGVVAPDMQFIYVLAGWEGSAADSRVLRDALFRNGFSVSQGHYYLCDAGYINCEGFWHLIEDKNII